TCACTTTCAACCTGAGTCGCATCGGGCATCAATTCAGCTAATTGTTGGGCAGTTATAGACATAAGCTATTTTCCCCGTTCTTGAGATTTTAAATGACGAAACCAAGTAAAGTAAAGCGCGATGGATAAGAGCCACAAAGCTAATGCTAATATTTTAACATTTTCCCAGTTCTTCATAATCACCATTACCCCTAGTAAAAACAGAGATAACTGCCAAGGTACAGCAACGAATGTAGCTAGGATATCGCGTTTATGTTCTGAGGTTATTCCTTTACTATATTTGCCCCAAAAGCCGAAGGGTTGGGTAACAGCATAAAAATGTTTGACCACATCTGAGGGTGTTTCTGGAGTTGTATAAGTACCAATTAAACAGCCCAACAAAGCGCAAATACCGGGAACAAAAAAGAGAATATATTCTTGATTTTGAGAGTTATTAATAAGTATTTTAGTAGCGATCGCCGTCACCATTCCCGCCAAAGTTCCCCAAGCAAAACCATAACCATTAAACCGCCACCAATACCAGCGCAAAAGCAAAGGAATCGCCAACCCTACCCCCAATCCCAGAGATAACCAGCCCCAAATGTCATTAATATTGCTCAAATTAAAGCTGAACAATAAACCTACCACCACAATTAACACCGAAGCCAGTCGACTCTGAAAAACCAAATTTGCTTCTGAAGCTTGGGGTGCGAGATAAGCTTGATAAATGTCCTTAGTCCAATAGGCCGCACTAGCGTTGATAATTGAAGAAAAAGTAGACATTGCCGCAGCCATAAAACAAGCCACCATCAATCCCCTCAAGCCCATGGGAACATAGTTAGTAATCACAATAGGTAAAATTAGTTCAGCGTCAGGAATGGGAGCATTTTGAGTCAAACTGTAGTGAATTCCCAAAACAGCAAATCCCGTAATTAGAGGCCAACGGAAAGCCATAGAAACGATCCAAAAAAGGGATAATAAACCCGTATCTAGTTCGCTTCTGGCGGCAAAGTAACGCTGCGCTATATATCCTCCCGTACCGCTACAACCTTCGATCGCCGTTTTCAGGAGATAAAATAGAATCACCCCACCGAAGAGATTAAAGATAGCATAGTCTCCCGGTATATCCATTTTAAGGGGTGGTAACAGAGTACTCCAATCAGCAAAGTTCCACTCCTTGAGTATGAAATCTTTACCATTAGGAAGAGATACAGTAAAAGATTCTGGTAAATCGACCTTTGTCCAAGCTAAACCGCAGATATAGACAACTGCTACGAGAATCAGCAAAGCTTGAAACACATCCGTCCAAATCACGCCGCTAAAACCACTAGCTACGGTGTAGACAGCGGCTAAAATTACCAACAAAATAGAAGCCAGGCGATCGCTAATTCCCATTAAATAGCCAATGAATTTACCTCCTCCAATGGAAAAGTAACTCATCGCACCGATAGAAAAAACAATATTAGAAATAGCACTAATAATACGAGCGAGATTGCCCTCTTTTCCTTCACCAAAGCGAAACCGCATCCATTCGGCTGTAGTCATAACCTGCGATCGCCTGGTCCACTTACCCATGAATACCATCAAAAAAGCCATAATTAGGACAATTCCGCCCCTAATTTCGATAAAAAAGCCCCGAGTCCCCAAAGAATAGACCAGAGCTGCAATTACCATCGTTCCGGCGATATCTACATTTGACGCCATTCCCGAAGCACCCAACGCCCACCAGGGGAAATCCCCCAGATGGAACTCATCTAAAGTTTCTACAGAGTTTCGCTTTTGCCAAGCGGGAATTAATCCAATCAACAAAGTGATAACAAGATAGATAAAGACAATAAAATAATCGAGAGGGTGCATAGGGCGA
This DNA window, taken from Gloeocapsa sp. PCC 73106, encodes the following:
- a CDS encoding Na+/proline symporter, producing MHPLDYFIVFIYLVITLLIGLIPAWQKRNSVETLDEFHLGDFPWWALGASGMASNVDIAGTMVIAALVYSLGTRGFFIEIRGGIVLIMAFLMVFMGKWTRRSQVMTTAEWMRFRFGEGKEGNLARIISAISNIVFSIGAMSYFSIGGGKFIGYLMGISDRLASILLVILAAVYTVASGFSGVIWTDVFQALLILVAVVYICGLAWTKVDLPESFTVSLPNGKDFILKEWNFADWSTLLPPLKMDIPGDYAIFNLFGGVILFYLLKTAIEGCSGTGGYIAQRYFAARSELDTGLLSLFWIVSMAFRWPLITGFAVLGIHYSLTQNAPIPDAELILPIVITNYVPMGLRGLMVACFMAAAMSTFSSIINASAAYWTKDIYQAYLAPQASEANLVFQSRLASVLIVVVGLLFSFNLSNINDIWGWLSLGLGVGLAIPLLLRWYWWRFNGYGFAWGTLAGMVTAIATKILINNSQNQEYILFFVPGICALLGCLIGTYTTPETPSDVVKHFYAVTQPFGFWGKYSKGITSEHKRDILATFVAVPWQLSLFLLGVMVIMKNWENVKILALALWLLSIALYFTWFRHLKSQERGK